The genomic window AAAACAGCTGGAATTTTAGGAGATGATTTAGCAGTAAATGCCGAAAAAGCTTCAGGCTTCGCATCATCAAGAGAACTACCCGTTTTATGGGCGATCAGTAAAGGTTCGTTGCTTAACAAAATTATTATCCTGCCAATTGCATTTTTACTAAGCGCCTTCTTACCGGTCGCTATTATTGTAATTCTAGTTTTAGGAGGATTATTTCTAGCATACGAAGGAGCCGAAAAAATATACGAGTTTGTATTTCCGCACAAACACCACGAATCTGAAGGAATTACAGACGAAGTTTTAACAGAAGAACAAATATTAGCAGTTGAAAAAGAAAAAATAAAATCTGCAATTGTAACCGATTTTATTCTTTCTGTAGAAATTGTAATTATCGCTTTAGGAACTGTGATAGGCGAACCTATTACACAGCAAATACTTGTAACTTCGATAATTGCATTAATTGCAACGGTTGGTGTTTACGGTATTGTTGCCCTTATTGTAAGAATGGATGAAGCAGGTTATAAACTAATTAAGTTTAGCAAAAACGAAAAAAGCATATCAAAATTTATTGGTAACCTCTTGGTAAAAGCTTTACCGCTGGTTATAAAAAGCTTAACAGTAATTGGTACAATAGCTTTAATTTTAGTTGCAGGCGGCATATTTGTACATTACATACCATTTTTTCACCATTTATCAGAAGAAATAAAAATGCCTTCAATTGTAAAAGAATTTACAGTTGGATTAGTTTTAGGATTTGTAGTTCTAGCTTTTGTCAACCTGTTTAAAAAGCTTTTTAAGAAGAAAACAGCTTAATAAAATAAAAATAAATTATTAAAAACATCAGTTAGCGCTGGTGTTTTTTTTTGTTTAAAAGCAGATTATTTCGATTTCAAAAGTACTTCCTGTCCCGCTATTCGCTATATCCTTTCCCCGCTAAAGAAGTGGGAAAAAGGATGTCGCTTCTATCGGGGCTAAATAAGAATTTTTCATTTTCATAAGAAAATGCGATAATGGATAAACTTTTTTTTGATTAATAAGTTTTTGATTTATAACTATTTAATAGTTTAGTCAAACTTTTTAACATTTCGTCCAAGCAACCATTCAAACTAAGCAGCATCTTGATAGTAATTAACAATTAATTATTATTTTATATGAAAAGTTTTAGCTTAAAATCAATTTTGGTAGTATTATTTTTATCAATTGCATTAATTTCGTGCAGTAATGACGACGACAATCCAACACCAAGTCCAGTTACAAAAAGTGCATTAGTAACTGCCATTACAGGACCAGCAACAGGAAAAGTAAATGAAGAACTTTCTTTGGATGTTACTTTTGTAGCCGATAATGCTTGCGGGCAATTTGACAGAATTAGTGAAGTAATGATTAATAAAGTTAAAGGTTTACAAGTTGAAGTAAAATATCCGTCAGAAGTTTGTACGCAACAAGTTCCAGAACCTAAGAAAACAATTTATAAATTTAAATCGGCAGAAAAAGGAACTTTTGAAATTAAATTCAAAAAATCAGAAACAGAATTCTTAATTCATAAAGTAGTTATAGAGTAACAACCAATCTTAGTTGAATTTTTTTAGGTTGTCAAACCATTTCGCAAATGTTTAATTAAACTGCTGTGAAATGGTTTTTATAATTAAAAAACTGAACCAAAATACTTATCTTTGAAAGATTAAAATAATATGATTATGGGAGCTTTAGAGTTGAGAGAAAGTGTTTTAGAATATATTAATACAGCTGATGAGCGTCTTTTAAAAGTTGTAAAAGCAGTTATTGAAAGTTATCAGGAAGAAGAAATAGTCGCATTTTCAGTAGAAGGAAAACCAATTACAAGAAGTGAATATAAAAGCCAACTAGCAGAAACGAAATTAGAAATTGAAAAAGGAGATTATATTTCACAAGATGATTTAGAAAAGGAATCTGAGAATTGGTAATGGAAAAGTTTATAAAGGTAGTGTGGACTTATACTGCCAAGAATCAGTTGCAAACAATTTTTAATTATTATAAAGAAAAATCGATTCAGGGTGCCAACAATATTAAAAATGAAATTCTGAATTCTACTAAAAATATACATTTTATTGATCAGTATCAAAAAGATGAAATTGAATCACAATATCGAAGAATTATAGTTAGAGATTATAAGATATTATATTTTGTTGAAGATGAAGTAATTTATATTTCTAAAATATTTTCTACAAAACGAAATTTTA from Flavobacterium fluviale includes these protein-coding regions:
- a CDS encoding DUF808 domain-containing protein — its product is MASGFFVLLDDIAAIMDDVAVMSKVAAKKTAGILGDDLAVNAEKASGFASSRELPVLWAISKGSLLNKIIILPIAFLLSAFLPVAIIVILVLGGLFLAYEGAEKIYEFVFPHKHHESEGITDEVLTEEQILAVEKEKIKSAIVTDFILSVEIVIIALGTVIGEPITQQILVTSIIALIATVGVYGIVALIVRMDEAGYKLIKFSKNEKSISKFIGNLLVKALPLVIKSLTVIGTIALILVAGGIFVHYIPFFHHLSEEIKMPSIVKEFTVGLVLGFVVLAFVNLFKKLFKKKTA
- a CDS encoding type II toxin-antitoxin system RelE/ParE family toxin, producing MEKFIKVVWTYTAKNQLQTIFNYYKEKSIQGANNIKNEILNSTKNIHFIDQYQKDEIESQYRRIIVRDYKILYFVEDEVIYISKIFSTKRNFTKQL